In Acomys russatus chromosome 13, mAcoRus1.1, whole genome shotgun sequence, the genomic stretch ATTCTGTTCAGGCTGTCAAATGCAGAGCTAGTGACGGCTCTTACCAGAATGTCTTCAGATTCCTGACTGTCGCTGACTGATAGTCCATTTAACTGTTGCTGTAAGTGTCCCACACCCTGAGGCAGGTCTCGTGATGGTATGAACCAGTCCTGGTCCTCTTCATCCAGCATCTCCTGAAAGCAGCGGTCCAAGAAGTCTTGCTCCTGCAGCTCTTCCTCTACCTGCCAACAAAGGTGTAAAGCTCAGCAGTATCCCAAATGAGCCCTCCAGGGTCCCCAGCCCTTCCCTTTAGGGGTCCTCAGCCTGCAACTCAGAACCACAGGCAGGAGAGCTAATGATGCTCCTGACTATTGTGGgttaaatgagaaatgttcccaATTGGCTCATGTTTCTGAATACTTGCTCCCTAGCTGGTAATGCTGTTTAGTTTGGGACATCACAGAACCTTTATGAGGTGGAGCCTTGatagagaaagtgtgtcactggtggaAGGCTCTGAGATTTATAGCCCTgccctatttctttctctccGCTTCCAATTTGCAGATAACATGTGATCAGCCAGCTCCTTGCTCCTGCTGCCAATGCTTGTCTGTTGCCATGCCTTCCAAGACATGATGGACTGACTATATCCTCCCAAACTATAAGCTAAAacagttgtttttgttcttggtaTTTTAACACAGAAACAGCAAAGTAACTAATAACCATAGAGAAAacatggttttagtttttcaaaatggCAGGCCTTCACAGATCTTTCTTggatactttttattattattctgatTTTGAAGAGGAGGGGGGCGTGAGGATGGGACTGAGTGGAGAGGAGGGAATAAGCTGTGTACCATCATATACCATTATTTGCTGAGATCTAAAACAAATGGCATTTCCTTATTTAGAACATAAGTCTTTCTCTCCTCAAGATGGCATTTCAATCTGCTTCTAAAAGCCTCATATtgttcaccatttttttttttttttttttttttttttgagacagagccttaaaCTCCGGATCCCCCTTGCTTctaccttgcaagtgctgggattataggcatgcaccaccttgacCATCTTTCAGAGATCATTTCCCCACAAAAAATCAATAGGGCTGGGgaaacggctcagcaggtaaagtgcttgttgcacaaacatgaggacctgcatCTCACAGGCTCCATGAAATGTTTGATATATCATACATCATGAATTGAATCTTATGGTAATTAAACTGTGGCTTACTTGAAAACTTTATCAAAGTATCTTCTTGTCATCAATTTTAATATGATTTTCCAGAATGATAATAcgcaaaagcagcaagcacatgTCCTTAAAATGTTGTAGtagacaccaccaccactgacAATGGTAGCAGCAATGCCAGTGGAGGCAAGAGGGCAGGGAAGAACTCCACACAACCAGCAAAGACAATGAAGGCTGGTGGGGTGTAAGTACATGGAAGACAAGAgacccacagagggcagaagggaagagggagggatagaCTACAGACCCTTGAGGATTTAGGACCATTTAGACGGTCAGGCCTTTGGCTCAGAACCCAGAGCTATCAGCTAACTTGAGCTATAGGCAGGCCTCTGGCTACTAAGGCCTGGAACCCCTGATTCTCTGAGTATGTAGAGCCTTTATCAACATTAGAAAAGCCGTCTTGTTCCTACAAGTACAGAAACAGATTCCAACAGTTCACTGAGATAGAGACTGCCTTCTACCTTTGCCTACCTGTCTGTTAAAATCCTCTTCATTCTCCATCCACATGTATTCTGCAAATGGGTTTTCCTTTTCCTCGTGTCCATTTAGCCCTTGGTCCTCTTTGCATTTTACACTGGGTGGTGTACTTGCCACACTGGATCCATTCATTATGGGGATTCTAAATAGATAAAAGGAAGCAAAAAGTAAAGGACTGAGGAAATATGAATCTAAGATCCAGACCCTTCCAAGTTGTTGGCCAATgacttcaatgaaaatgaacacaaCTCTTTTGTTCGTAACTGCTATGACATCAATCCCAGATGTATAGTTCTTTAAGAACTGAGaggagtggggcatggtggctcacaattatcatCTCAGCACTCATAGAGGTCAAAGCAGGAAGACTGCctcaagtttcaggctagcctaggcCATTGTGAAacctgtcccaaacaaacaaaaaacagttggggctggagaggtggcttagtggttaagagcactgactgttcttccaaagatcctgagttcagttcccagcaaccacatggtggattacaatcatctaaaatgagatctggtgccttcttctgatgtgcaggtgtacatgcaggtagaacactgtaaacacagtaaataaataaaaacaaaacaaagaaaaaaaccactggctgttcttccagaggacctgagttcaattcaaggcagctcacaactgtttgtaactccagttccaagtgcCTAAcatcctcatacagacatacatgcagtcaaaacaacaatgcacatgaaattaaaaagaaagaaacagtctaAGCTTACTCTTTCTAAACAAAAGCCAAAGGACATAGTAGGAGTAGAAACTTTATTATGCCAAATTCCTAAAGTCCTAGAACCTACTGCAGATCAGCTTCTTTACCATTTGGACAGGAAGAagtgcattctttaaaaaaaaattattcatgcCTATTttcatttatgcatgtgtgtctatgagtgtatGCTATGCATGAgggtcacctggagctggagttatacaTAGTTGTAAACTGCCTGACATctatgctgggaactgaactaaactagggtcctctgcaagagcaagtgctcctaacagctaagccatctttccagccccctagAAATACACTGTTAATGAATAGTATAAGCCCCTGTTCTTATTCTGAGCACtgagttctctccttctctctcccccctcctttttttttttttttttttaaattgagacagggtttctctgtgtagccttgactgttctggactctttgtagaccaggctggccttgaatgcatagggatcagcctgcctctgcctcccgagtgctgggattaaaggagtgtgcagCACCAGGCCCAACTCCAAGTTccgtttctcttttaaaatgtatttcaaaagTAGCACAGTTCATGGGAAGTGAGGTTGGAGGGAttaccaaaaagcaaaaacaaaaacaaacaaaaccctccactGTATTGCtaagcaaaaaaaatttaaaaaaataaaaagttggccAGCTGTCCAGTCATCTACAGTTAAGAACAATAAGCAGCAGAGTGCACACAGCCTTCCTACCCCTAAACTCCATACATACATTCCCAGTATCCCTCCTCACTAGCAGGATGACAGGACCATCTGACATGTCAGCATGCAACCCTGCCTTGGGAACTGCGTCCAGTGTTTCTATATGACACAGTCTGGAAGAGCCTCTGTCCATCTTACTGATTTCCTCTGACTATCTCTCAGAAA encodes the following:
- the Paip2b gene encoding polyadenylate-binding protein-interacting protein 2B — protein: MTTLNTGSARIPIMNGSSVASTPPSVKCKEDQGLNGHEEKENPFAEYMWMENEEDFNRQVEEELQEQDFLDRCFQEMLDEEDQDWFIPSRDLPQGVGHLQQQLNGLSVSDSQESEDILSKSNLNPDAKEFIPGVKY